The Roseibium sp. Sym1 nucleotide sequence CTTCCGGCAGGAACATCGCCTTCAGCAAATTGCGGAACAGCAACACCTGCTCGGACAGGACGCGCGGCTTGGCAAGCGCCTTCGACATGACGATGCCGCCTTCCAGAACCGTCGACACCATGTCGGCAAGGGCATCCAGGTCGATTTCCTCCTTCGGCGGATACCGCTCGGCGATTTCGTCCAGCGTCGCGCGGAACCGGGCCCGCCAGGCAAGAACAGCTTTCCGGTTCAGGTCGCGCACCTCCCGGTCGAACAGTCGTTCCTGATAACAATAGGTCGCGATCAGGCAGCCGGGATGGCCGGTCGGCAGATCTTCCACCATGCGCGCAAGCAGCTTCAGGCTGATGAGAAAAGCCTGCAGCGGATCGTCGGCAAGGTCCTTTCCCTGGTCGAAGATCTGATCGAACAGAACCTCTTCCTCTTCGATATATTCCTCCAGGAGCACCCGGGCCAGTTCTCCCTTGTCCTTGAAATGGTAAAAAAAGCCGCTCTTGGTGATTTCCGCCTCGGCGATGAGTTCGTCGATGGAGGTTGCTCCGAACCCCTTTTCCAGGATGGAGTTTCTGGCCGCTGCGATGATCCTCTGCCGGGCGCCGGTCGCCTTGCTCATTCCTCGGTCCCCGATCCTAAGGCCGTTTC carries:
- a CDS encoding TetR/AcrR family transcriptional regulator, encoding MSKATGARQRIIAAARNSILEKGFGATSIDELIAEAEITKSGFFYHFKDKGELARVLLEEYIEEEEVLFDQIFDQGKDLADDPLQAFLISLKLLARMVEDLPTGHPGCLIATYCYQERLFDREVRDLNRKAVLAWRARFRATLDEIAERYPPKEEIDLDALADMVSTVLEGGIVMSKALAKPRVLSEQVLLFRNLLKAMFLPEAQLSRPAASA